The sequence AATCAAGGGAGCTTTTGTTGAAAACTGCATGCCATGCTCCTTACTTATGAACCTCTCTTTTGCTTGAAAAGAGTTGGATTAAACTTGCCAGTCAGTTGGTAAGGAAGTATCCATGGTAACTATTTGACCAGCACTGTCTCGCTGAAGCACTGAGTGGATACTAATCGAATAAACAATAATGACTTGCCCACTACGTTTCATTTAACTACCTTTGGTCTTGGCTTCTTTTAGTGGTTGCTAGTAAGGGAGTGATGTGTTTGAGCAAGTAGAGCTACCTAAATTTTATCTACCAGTCAAGTATGCACTACACATAATGGCAATCCACATTCTAACTTTCAAGTCTTTAGGCTACAAAAGTCAGCAGCCCTCTATAAATGACCATGGAATACTGAGAGAttttgtcatttaattttaatgttcAAATCTGGTGAACTCCATGATATATTATAGATGATAACATTTAATACACTTTGTGTTTTGCATGGCTTTCAGTGGGTTCCAGAAATAACACACCACTGTCCAAAGACTCCATTCCTTCTTGTTGGTACCCAAGTTGACTTAAGGGATGATGCTGGTACAGTAGAGAAACTGTCAAAGAATAAACAGAAACCGCTAGCTGTGGAAGGTGCAGAGAAGTTATCGCGTGAGCTAAAAGCTGTGAAATATGTGGAATGTTCAGCACTAACccaaaaaggcttgaaaaatgtcttcgATGAAGCTATCTTAGCAGCCCTTGAGCCTCCAGAGCAGCCAAAGAAACGAAAATGTGTACTTCTTTGAAGGATATGATt is a genomic window of Acropora muricata isolate sample 2 chromosome 8, ASM3666990v1, whole genome shotgun sequence containing:
- the LOC136926083 gene encoding cell division control protein 42 homolog, producing MQTIKCVVVGDGAVGKTCLLISYTTNKFPSEYVPTVFDNYAVTVMIGGEPYTLGLFDTAGQEDYDRLRPLSYPQTDVFLVCFSVVSPASFENVKEKWVPEITHHCPKTPFLLVGTQVDLRDDAGTVEKLSKNKQKPLAVEGAEKLSRELKAVKYVECSALTQKGLKNVFDEAILAALEPPEQPKKRKCVLL